A window from Chrysemys picta bellii isolate R12L10 chromosome 20, ASM1138683v2, whole genome shotgun sequence encodes these proteins:
- the LOC101938093 gene encoding uncharacterized protein LOC101938093 yields the protein MAAPASSATSRGRTAPSATGCSSRAARLAFPTGLCSSGAPRPMTAASTRSPCSWCRRAARRAPWSCGPGDHPGPKDRCPPPGSGTGPPPATAAPSTPQVLGWVVAGVVVGILLTGALGAVVIYHLVLRRSDLAGGSTGKLDPKGKKPPRSARDDTEPIYEVMESPLELPQPEGRNPETDPQPPPAVPLPPQPDPNYTELLQRAESVYAQIQR from the exons ATGGCAGCACCCGCATCTTCAGCTACTTCCCGGGGCAGGACCGCCCCCAGCGCAACGGGGTGCAGTTCACGGGCCGCGAGGTTGGCTTTCCCAACGGGTCTCTGCTCCTCCGGGGCGCCCAGGCCAATGACAGCGGCATCTACCAGGTCGCCCTGCAGCTGGTGCCGCAGGGCAGCGAGAAGGGCACCGTGGAGCTGCGG CCCCGGCGACCACCCTGGGCCCAAGGaccgctgcccccccccgggctcaGGCACAGGGCCTCCCCCAGCCACAGCGGCGCCCAGCACCCCACAGGTCCTGGGCTGGGTGGTGGCGGGGGTCGTGGTTGGGATTTTGCTGACCGGAGCTCTGGGAGCCGTGGTCATCTACCACCTCGTCCTGCGCAGGTCGGACCTGGCCGGAGG CTCCACAGGAAAACTGGATCCCAAAGGGAAGAAACCACCAAGATCTGCCAGGG ATGACACGGAGCCGATTTACGAGGTGATGGAGTCTCCGTTGGAGTTGCCCCAGCCAGAGGGGAGAAACCCCGAAActgacccccaaccccccccg GCCGTGCCCTTGCCTCCCCAGCCAGACCCCAACTACACG gagctgctgcagcgagCCGAGTCCGTGTACGCCCAGATCCAGAGGTGA
- the LOC101939712 gene encoding carcinoembryonic antigen-related cell adhesion molecule 10 produces the protein MGHLPGAPHAHTWASSWTGPILAVCVLFSCLPLAGAVDFGVAVVPPHPTVGQTVTLLVGGARGVAQSCTWYRRSSTSETDRILTFTSPDTQSQGPASTGRETLGGDCSLRIVGLTPQDNGSFTLVIRARGRSQALFVRLQLAG, from the exons ATGGGGCATCTCCCAGGTGCCCCCCACGCCCACACCTGGGCCAGCTCCTGGACAGGCCCAATCCTGGCAG TCTGTGTCCTGTTCTCCTGCCTCCCACTGGCCGGCGCTGTTGATTTTGGGGTGGCAGTGGTGCCCCCCCACCCGACTGTGGGGCAGACGGTGACCCTGCTGGTGGGGGGGGCCCGGGGAGTCGCCCAGAGCTGCACCTGGTACCGCAGAAGCTCCACATCCGAGACCGATCGGATCCTGACCTTCACCTCCCCGGACACGCAGAGCCAGGGGCCGGCGTCCACGGGGCGCGAAACCCTGGGGGGCGACTGCTCCCTGCGCATTGTGGGGTTAACCCCCCAGGACAACGGGAGCTTCACCCTCGTCATCCGCGCCAGGGGTCGGTCCCAAGCGCTCTTCGTGCGCCTGCAGCTCGCCG GGTGA
- the LOC112060916 gene encoding pregnancy-specific beta-1-glycoprotein 5-like: MGGLSGTNPCPPWGTAWMGRILAVCVLFSSLLPAGASVTLMPVPPQPRVGQAVTLAVQGMQGPAQLCAWYRGLTTAQSQQILIFVPPWELHRGPAFTGRETPANDCSLRITGVTPQDSGDYTLVFQAGGRYSEAFGRLQVSG; encoded by the exons ATGGGGGGACTCTCCGGCACCAACCCCTGCCCCCCGTGGGGCACCGCCTGGATGGGCCGAATCCTGGCag tctgTGTCCTGTTCtccagcctcctgcctgccgGGGCCAGTGTCACCCTGATGccagtgcccccccagccccgtgtGGGGCAGGCCGTGACCCTGGCCGTGCAGGGGATGCAGGGACCTGCCCAGCTCTGCGCCTGGTACCGAGGACTCACCACAGCACAGTCCCAGCAGATCCTGATCTTTGTGCCCCCGTGGGAGCTGCACCGGGGTCCGGCCTTCACTGGGCGGGAAACGCCTGCCAACGACTGCTCCCTGCGCATCACAGGGGTGACCCCCCAGGACAGTGGGGACTATACCCTCGTCTTCCAGGCCGGCGGGCGCTACTCCGAGGCCTTCGGGCGCCTGCAGGTCTCTG GTTGA